The following proteins are encoded in a genomic region of Labeo rohita strain BAU-BD-2019 chromosome 5, IGBB_LRoh.1.0, whole genome shotgun sequence:
- the ckap2l gene encoding cytoskeleton-associated protein 2-like → METVTDEDVSKLSKIELRKLKLAEYLAAKGRLKAPNPKPYLKEKPVTKEHAENNQKSKITGDGKENRGINGTNIKEVKKVKTLTEVDKNTSSKKGLSISSLDKVKTRSFSNSRNTCQTQNNRTAFLQNPRKRHDAENTAMSFSAAKRTDSQSLQNVQPKACQGQPVSHAANKTQMPGKSSLVSVCGPSESRRGNSGHRRTDQSCTKKDIHKKLTDTSIKTTSAGSLKSRRPMNTAETRIQTNSVSKTQVKPGQQSRSQSAAPKIGMQNYSSQSNKPINQKSNSATDRSGVNQRKDIPCIVSKVDPTKAKSNSSVTNRVTRSASSTLSQPANREGSAVIKNKQPATVKPTNATASTKLLGRSTKSCILPQTECVPQTASRELHQPTKRSSQAKPLQVKQMQTPKSSFCPSTQGVRTAPVDGMKKPTAAQEERLRKLQEWRESRGITYKRPPMPVRMVRRKTVSAIPQPYWTSMENEDEVHDVVFAVDRSLDDCIKLLQQGFPVEQVRDVLSRVPMAQKFAKYWICQARLMEREGNLEVLPMFQEAIRVVREPVDELRSVVFDILKKRQIQGLSPMPKESETPEARVHDEQEGSDLMCTPKPVGALICGRRGGSSVVKYKITATPGGKRSQQGAEPGQVDGHEIRFFTPVRRSVRIEKTSLRYPTALQEHDPCVTSLCDLVGESKEEVKGETQPQSSPVYVYRENEALRDHVQVKLVYPEEVET, encoded by the exons ATGGAAACAGTGACGGATGAAGACGTATCTAAACTATCAAAGATAG AGCTACGCAAACTGAAATTGGCAGAATACCTTGCGGCAAAAGGAAGACTGAAAGCACCTAATCCAAA gCCATATCTCAAGGAGAAACCTGTTACAAAGGAACATGCTGAAAATAATCAGAAGTCCAAAATT ACAGGTGATGGAAAAGAGAATCGTGGCATCAATGGCACAAATATAAAAGAAGTGAAGAAAGTGAAGACATTGACAGAGGTTGATAAAAACACATCCTCAAAAAAAGGACTTAGCATCAGTTCACTAGACAAAGTCAAAACACGGTCTTTCAGCAATTCCCGTAATACTTGCCAGACGCAGAACAATAGAACAGCCTTTCTTCAAAATCCAAGGAAACGCCATGATGCTGAGAATACAGCTATGTCATTCAGTGCAGCTAAGAGGACTGATTCACAAAGCCTTCAAAATGTCCAACCCAAAGCCTGTCAAGGTCAGCCAGTTTCCCATGCTGCAAATAAAACTCAAATGCCAGGAAAATCAAGTCTTGTTTCTGTCTGTGGACCTTCAGAGTCTCGACGTGGCAACTCAGGCCACAGACGCACAGATCAGAGCTGTACTAAGAAGGACATTCATAAGAAATTAACAGATACAAGCATCAAAACAACTTCAGCTGGCAGTTTGAAGAGTCGAAGACCAATGAACACAGCTGAGACAAGAATTCAGACAAACAGTGTTTCTAAAACCCAGGTAAAACCTGGACAGCAATCCAGAAGTCAAAGTGCTGCACCAAAGATTGGAATGCAGAATTACAGTTCTCAGAGCAATAAACCCATAAACCAGAAATCAAATTCAGCGACAGACAGATCAGGTGTGAACCAGAGAAAAGATATCCCATGCATTGTCTCAAAAGTTGATCCCACAAAAGCTAAATCAAATAGTTCTGTCACAAACAGAGTAACAAGAAGTGCTTCTTCAACTCTCTCTCAACCTGCAAATAGAGAAGGATCAGCGGTCATCAAAAATAAACAGCCTGCTACTGTTAAACCAACTAATGCCACTGCTTCTACCAAACTACTCGGTCGAAGTACCAAGAGTTGTATTCTGCCGCAGACAGAATGCGTCCCCCAAACTGCGTCCCGAGAGCTTCATCAGCCCACTAAGAGGTCCAGTCAGGCCAAGCCTTTGCAGGTCAAGCAAATGCAGACTCCCAAATCCAGTTTCTGTCCCAGTACTCAAGGTGTCCGAACAGCCCCGGTAGATGGGATGAAGAAGCCGACTGCAGCTCAGGAGGAGAGACT ACGTAAGCTCCAGGAGTGGCGGGAGTCGAGGGGCATCACTTATAAACGTCCCCCCATGCCTGTCCGGATGGTGAGGAGGAAGACAGTCTCTGCTATTCCTCAGCCCTACTGGACTTCTATGGAGAATGAAGATGAGGTTCATGACGTTGTCTTTGCTGTGGACCGATCATTAGATGACtgcattaaattattacagCAG GGTTTCCCGGTGGAACAGGTCAGAGATGTGCTGTCTCGAGTGCCAATGGCACAGAAGTTTGCTAAATACTGGATCTGTCAGGCCAGACTAATGGAAAGAGAAGGAAACCTGGAGGTGCTGCCAATGTTTCAGGAAGCCATTCGTGTAGTGAGAGAG CCAGTGGATGAGTTACGATCTGTGGTTTTTGATATCCTTAAAAAGAGACAGATTCAAG GTTTGTCTCCGATGCCAAAGGAGTCTGAAACGCCAGAGGCTAGAGTGCATGACGAACAGGAAGGCAGTGATCTCATGTGCACCCCAAAACCTGTTGGTGCCCTCATATGTGGAAGGAGGGGAGGCTCGTCTGTCgtcaaatataaaattacagcaACCCCTGG GGGAAAAAGGAGTCAGCAGGGAGCAGAACCAGGACAAGTAGACGGTCACGAAATCCGTTTCTTTACCCCAGTCCGGCGTTCGGTGCGGATCGAGAAAACCTCCCTGCGCTATCCGACAGCTTTGCAGGAACATGACCCCTGTGTGACCTCTCTTTGCGACCTTGTAGGTGAGAGTAAGGAAGAGGTCAAAGGTGAGACGCAACCCCAGAGCTCTCCCGTGTACGTGTACCGGGAGAACGAAGCACTGAGAGATCATGTTCAAGTTAAACTCGTCTATCCAGAAGAGGTTGAAACATGA